CGGCGTCGGACTCGGGAATCTCACCCTTGATCTCGTTCTTGAACTCTTCCTCGAAGGCCATGATGAGCTCAACGGTGTCGAGGGAATCGGCGCCGAGATCGTCCAGGAAGGAGGCCTCCTTGGTGATCTGCTCTTCGTTAACGTTCAGCTGGTTAACGATGATCTGCTTGACGCGTTGTTCGATGGTTTTCTGGTCGGCCATGTTGGAAAGGGTTCGGGTGTCTTATCGCGGCTAAAATGTGGTCAAATCGGCATCACATCACCATGCCGCCGTCAACGGTAAAAACCTGGCCGGTGATGTAGCCCGCCTCTTCCGCAGCGAGAAACGCCACCATGTGTGCGATGTCGGCGGCCTCGCCGAGGCGTTTGAGCGGGATGACGCTCATCAGTTTCTCGCCGGCTTCTTCCGGGAGGCCGGCGGTCATGTCGGTCTTGATGAAACCCGGCGCCACGGCGTTGACCGTGATGTTGCGCGCCGCGAACTCCTTCGCGATCGACTTCGTGAAGCCGATCATGCCGGCCTTGGCCGCGCAGTAGTTGGCCTGGCCGGGATTGCCCATGAGGCCGACGACCGAGGTGATGTTGATGATGCGGCCCCAGCGCTTCTGGGTCATCGGACGGCCGACGAGTTTCGTGAAGTGGTAGCAGCTCGTCAGGTTCGTCGCCATGAC
This window of the Candidatus Didemnitutus sp. genome carries:
- the acpP gene encoding acyl carrier protein; amino-acid sequence: MADQKTIEQRVKQIIVNQLNVNEEQITKEASFLDDLGADSLDTVELIMAFEEEFKNEIKGEIPESDAEKLQTVGDVITYIESKAGAK
- the fabG gene encoding 3-oxoacyl-[acyl-carrier-protein] reductase, with translation MSLTYNNRVALVTGAGRGIGKAIAELLAKNGVTVICVSKSADSCGAVAAGIVAAGGKAKALAVDVADGAAVKAACEQLLAEFGNIDILVNNAGITKDGLLFRMSEDDWNNVMATNLTSCYHFTKLVGRPMTQKRWGRIINITSVVGLMGNPGQANYCAAKAGMIGFTKSIAKEFAARNITVNAVAPGFIKTDMTAGLPEEAGEKLMSVIPLKRLGEAADIAHMVAFLAAEEAGYITGQVFTVDGGMVM